A window of the Bombina bombina isolate aBomBom1 chromosome 3, aBomBom1.pri, whole genome shotgun sequence genome harbors these coding sequences:
- the LOC128652262 gene encoding putative nuclease HARBI1 yields the protein MEIVIAMFHTIYMRRMERRIDGQAVQQIDRLQRRRRRIPRFFRPRSGLDALSDIDIIRRFRLSRESIERLYNQISGQLEPITFRTHALPGMLKLLAVLHFLATGSFQSVTSVVVGMSQPSFSRHLTTVIDALLSVFKRYVFLPNTAEEWHSVKLNFFRLAGIPNVLGAIDCTHVRVRPPHLKEEMYRNRKFYHSLNIQMVCDAGDAGYSCRNWLLTPVNIPRTRSEMRYNDAHKTTRCVIERTFGMLKSRFRCLDESGGTLQYVPEKVAVMVLVCCMLHNIALRQSNIEELEIITPDEDGVESVPQDVVEGGTHARNQLIQTHFVNSKIFLSSSMKIYNSKMKNVLHKIIHNLDDESDV from the exons ATGGAAATTGTTATTGCAATGTTTCATACTATTTATATGCGTCGAATGGAACGAAGAATAGATGGTCAAGCTGTTCAACAGATAGATAGGCTTCAAAGAAGGCGCAGAAGGATTCCAAGGTTTTTTCGTCCCAGATCAGGACTTGATGCACTTTCTGACATTGACATCATCAGGCGTTTTAGATTGAGTAGAGAATCAATTGAAAGGCTATACAATCAAATATCTGGTCAACTTGAACCCATTACTTTTCGGACACATGCTCTGCCCGGAATGTTGAAGCTGTTGGCTGTTTTACATTTTCTAGCAACTGGTTCCTTTCAATCAGTTACTAGTGTAGTTGTTGGCATGAGCCAGCCTTCTTTTTCACGCCACCTAACTACAGTGATTGATGCTCTTTTGTCAGTTTTCAAACGGTATGTTTTTTTACCAAATACTGCTGAAGAATGGCATTCTgtaaagcttaatttttttagacttGCTGGAATCCCAAATGTGTTGGGTGCAATTGATTGTACTCATGTCAGAGTAAGGCCACCACATCTAAAAGAAGAAATGTATCGCAACCGCAAGTTTTATCATTCTTTGAACATCCAGATGGTTTGTGATGCTG gagaTGCAGGATATTCCTGTAGGAACTGGCTACTTACTCCTGTAAATATTCCACGCACAAGATCTGAAATGCGGTACAATGATGCACACAAAACAACTCGATGTGTGATTGAGAGGACCTTTGGAATGCTCAAAAGCCGTTTTCGTTGTCTAGATGAATCCGGAGGCACTCTTCAATACGTTCCTGAGAAAGTGGCTGTTATGGTGTTGGTCTGTTGCATGTTGCATAACATCGCTTTGCGACAATCAAAcatagaggaactggaaataataacACCAGATGAAGATGGTGTTGAATCTGTTCCTCAAGATGTAGTTGAAGGGGGTACACATGCACGTAACCAGTTGATACAAACTCATTTC GTTAACTCGAAAATTTTTCTAAGTTCAAGCATgaaaatctataattcaaaaatgaAAAACGTTCTCCACAAAATTATTCACAATTTAGATGATGAGAGTGATGtgtaa